The Xylanivirga thermophila genome includes a region encoding these proteins:
- a CDS encoding ribbon-helix-helix domain-containing protein, whose amino-acid sequence MAKESEKIRTGFYIEKEVLDRCDELLEQANVKSRNEFVTEALKFYCGYLTSKKIENYLLQSLSSVLTGTIRDTENRLARMDFKIATELSKLSHVVAYTHAVDEHALQSLHLKCVEEVKRINGAVDFEDAYNYQKRRT is encoded by the coding sequence ATGGCAAAGGAATCGGAAAAAATCCGCACCGGCTTTTATATTGAAAAGGAAGTGCTGGATCGATGCGATGAGCTACTGGAGCAGGCCAATGTGAAATCCCGAAATGAATTCGTCACCGAGGCGCTGAAGTTTTATTGTGGGTATCTCACCTCGAAAAAAATTGAAAACTATCTGCTGCAAAGCCTATCCTCCGTCCTCACCGGCACAATCCGGGACACGGAAAACCGTCTGGCCAGAATGGATTTCAAAATAGCCACAGAGCTGTCCAAGCTCTCTCATGTGGTGGCATATACTCACGCCGTTGACGAGCATGCGCTCCAAAGCCTACACTTAAAATGTGTGGAAGAAGTAAAAAGGATCAACGGTGCGGTTGATTTCGAGGATGCATATAACTACCAAAAGCGGCGAACCTAA
- a CDS encoding DUF6329 domain-containing protein — protein MTMKAIFERKPSDFNLRSFKVSKTIRLPIEIFENVLQNPLRDYAFIQENIEQMHCDSSGVYHCLLLTGEGRNDGLLVESEGYGYCRYASYVPNISALTFPALQQFNQKLTKAVDYIVSTGTQNTTEGNWIIGFDELAQQTGFEHDFNITDTLLDMLHEREEVANVELDDSSIDMCYYLNFCPQYGGHPEESEPEQLPESTMPVSRLKDLLHLHWEDIHLLHKDVEVQPATIVELDERTLTDAGKEAWTDVLDAEVVKIYNGYYGLQMELDKVKPSRLEEFSSMLAGYCPVSDYEKWVTQEESIPSQSPQMKL, from the coding sequence ATGACAATGAAAGCAATCTTTGAACGAAAGCCCTCGGATTTCAATCTACGGAGCTTTAAGGTATCAAAAACCATTCGACTTCCCATAGAAATCTTTGAGAATGTGCTGCAAAATCCTCTGCGGGATTATGCCTTTATTCAGGAAAATATAGAGCAGATGCACTGCGACAGTAGCGGTGTGTATCACTGCCTGCTGCTCACCGGTGAGGGCAGAAATGACGGACTGCTGGTGGAGTCGGAGGGCTACGGCTACTGCCGGTACGCCTCCTATGTTCCCAACATTTCCGCTCTTACCTTCCCGGCCTTGCAGCAATTCAATCAGAAACTGACGAAGGCGGTGGATTACATTGTGTCCACCGGAACACAAAATACAACAGAGGGCAACTGGATTATAGGCTTTGATGAGTTGGCACAGCAAACCGGCTTTGAGCATGACTTTAACATCACAGATACCCTGCTGGATATGCTCCATGAGCGTGAGGAAGTGGCCAATGTGGAGTTAGATGATAGCAGCATTGACATGTGCTATTACCTCAACTTCTGTCCGCAGTACGGCGGTCACCCGGAGGAATCGGAGCCAGAGCAGCTGCCGGAATCCACTATGCCTGTCAGCAGGCTGAAAGATTTGCTCCATCTCCACTGGGAGGATATCCATCTGCTGCACAAGGATGTGGAGGTGCAGCCTGCCACTATCGTGGAGCTGGATGAACGCACCCTGACCGATGCCGGAAAAGAGGCATGGACTGATGTTTTGGATGCTGAGGTGGTGAAAATCTACAACGGCTACTACGGTTTGCAGATGGAGCTGGATAAGGTGAAGCCCTCTCGCTTGGAGGAATTCTCGTCCATGCTTGCCGGGTACTGCCCAGTATCGGATTATGAAAAATGGGTCACCCAAGAGGAAAGCATCCCTTCTCAGTCACCCCAAATGAAATTATGA
- a CDS encoding DUF6103 family protein: MKKANLTISFGSEKLDALTYHMGKKDTNLQTELEDTIQKLYEKHVPQATREYIDDKLSREAAAKTKPKRPVRPAAASSAENSMA; the protein is encoded by the coding sequence ATGAAAAAAGCAAACTTGACCATCAGCTTTGGCAGCGAAAAGCTGGATGCCCTGACCTATCACATGGGCAAAAAGGATACGAATTTGCAGACGGAGCTGGAAGATACCATCCAGAAGCTCTACGAAAAGCACGTTCCGCAGGCCACCCGTGAATACATTGACGACAAGCTCTCCCGTGAGGCCGCCGCCAAAACCAAGCCTAAAAGACCGGTTCGCCCTGCTGCGGCAAGCAGCGCTGAAAACAGTATGGCATAG
- a CDS encoding nucleotidyltransferase domain-containing protein has product MISKTDAIEIITYAEENGINIWIDGGWGVDALLEEETRAHNDIDIFVEESNSKKFVEILKEKAFVEVTEAYTTTSHTVWKDTKDRIIDLHIFKFNEQGYIVFEGEAYPPKVFSGIGKIGDKMVRCIDAENQVLFHLGYEHDENDIHDVKLLCERFNIPVPSEYK; this is encoded by the coding sequence ATGATAAGTAAAACTGATGCCATTGAGATAATAACATACGCTGAAGAAAATGGAATTAACATATGGATTGATGGCGGTTGGGGAGTAGATGCATTATTAGAAGAAGAAACAAGAGCACACAACGACATTGATATATTTGTGGAAGAAAGTAATAGTAAAAAGTTTGTTGAGATATTAAAAGAAAAAGCTTTTGTTGAAGTTACAGAAGCATATACCACCACATCTCACACGGTTTGGAAGGATACTAAAGATAGGATAATTGACCTTCATATATTTAAGTTCAACGAACAAGGATACATTGTTTTTGAAGGAGAAGCATATCCTCCAAAAGTATTTAGTGGTATTGGGAAAATAGGCGATAAAATGGTCAGATGTATTGATGCTGAAAATCAAGTGTTATTTCATCTGGGCTATGAGCATGATGAAAATGATATACATGATGTAAAACTATTGTGCGAGAGATTTAATATTCCTGTTCCGAGTGAATACAAGTAA